The Bacteroidia bacterium genome contains a region encoding:
- a CDS encoding SpoIIE family protein phosphatase — translation MEELSELILEKLNTLVIVVNDQGSVDYVSSSSLKILGFESKQLLGDAWWNLTRNSEEETEIVKNITRKMFSQCQKGLYPQPYERLLKTSSGKNKWILWNTTVGPSNTMVAIGYDITDRKTSEQKLLKANVSLAQHNAEMLESINYAKRIQQSILPAKCKIEQLFNGGFVLYKPKDIVSGDFYWFYEKPDAYYIAAIDCTGHGVPGALLSVLAHSLLKKVIEGSNLCEPAQILYELDLELHRELNSGKEFMASDGMDISLCKILKDKSKAVFSGAFRPMIMIREGCITEFKGNRNPIGFYGGAEKLFEQTEIDLCANDTFYMFSDGYIDQFGGEKLKKLNRRRFKELLLTMETMDMSEQEAFLEYSINNWKQDCEQTDDIVVIGIRI, via the coding sequence ATGGAAGAATTATCTGAATTAATATTGGAGAAATTAAATACACTTGTGATCGTTGTTAATGATCAGGGTAGTGTTGACTATGTAAGTTCATCGTCATTAAAAATTCTTGGTTTTGAGTCAAAACAATTATTGGGCGATGCATGGTGGAATTTAACACGTAACAGTGAAGAAGAAACTGAGATTGTAAAAAATATTACAAGAAAAATGTTTTCTCAATGTCAGAAAGGATTGTATCCACAGCCTTATGAGCGGTTACTTAAAACTTCCTCTGGAAAAAATAAATGGATACTTTGGAATACAACTGTAGGGCCTTCAAATACTATGGTTGCTATAGGATATGATATAACAGACAGAAAAACTTCAGAGCAGAAACTTTTAAAAGCAAATGTTAGTTTAGCACAACATAATGCAGAAATGCTTGAAAGTATTAATTATGCTAAACGAATTCAACAGTCGATTTTGCCGGCTAAATGTAAAATCGAACAACTTTTTAATGGTGGCTTTGTTTTGTACAAACCAAAAGATATTGTGAGTGGCGATTTTTACTGGTTTTATGAAAAACCCGATGCCTATTATATCGCTGCAATTGATTGCACAGGACATGGTGTGCCGGGAGCATTATTGTCTGTACTTGCTCATTCTTTATTAAAAAAAGTAATTGAAGGCAGTAATTTGTGTGAACCTGCTCAAATACTTTATGAGCTTGATTTGGAATTACACAGAGAATTAAATTCAGGAAAAGAATTTATGGCTTCTGATGGCATGGATATTTCTCTATGCAAAATTTTAAAAGATAAATCGAAAGCAGTTTTTTCAGGTGCATTCCGACCTATGATAATGATTAGAGAGGGTTGCATAACAGAGTTTAAAGGAAACAGGAACCCGATAGGGTTTTATGGTGGTGCAGAAAAACTTTTTGAACAAACTGAAATTGATTTGTGTGCAAACGATACATTTTATATGTTTTCTGATGGTTATATTGATCAGTTCGGAGGCGAAAAATTAAAGAAGTTAAATAGAAGACGCTTTAAAGAGTTGTTACTAACAATGGAAACAATGGATATGTCGGAACAGGAAGCATTTTTAGAATATTCAATTAACAACTGGAAGCAAGATTGCGAACAGACAGATGATATTGTTGTGATAGGAATTAGAATTTAA